One part of the Corynebacterium aurimucosum ATCC 700975 genome encodes these proteins:
- the ftsX gene encoding permease-like cell division protein FtsX gives MNLGFVFREAFKGLGRNITMTIAMVITTAISVALVVAGVLVTQMTNDTKDIYLERVEVMVQLNEDISANDPQCKDAACAGLKKKLEADEDIESVSYRNREDSYERFVELFKETDPVMVEETSPDALPAAFHVRLKDPTDTAPIDAIASDPAVSDIIDQQEEVRSAAGNLDAIRNATFVLAAVMALAAIMLIANMVQIAAYQRQRETAIMRIVGASRWVTHAPFIMEAVLGAVGGVVLAGVGVIVGKSTVIDPALKDLYHNQLLAPVTSGDVWTALPIVGLVAILCAALTAQVTMRAYVRT, from the coding sequence GTGAATCTAGGCTTTGTTTTTAGGGAAGCCTTTAAGGGGCTCGGGCGAAACATCACCATGACTATCGCCATGGTGATTACCACCGCCATTTCGGTGGCGTTGGTGGTGGCCGGCGTCTTGGTCACCCAGATGACCAATGACACCAAGGACATCTACCTCGAGCGTGTCGAGGTCATGGTCCAGCTCAACGAGGATATTTCTGCCAACGATCCGCAGTGCAAGGACGCCGCCTGCGCAGGGTTGAAGAAGAAACTAGAGGCGGATGAAGACATCGAGTCCGTCAGCTACCGCAACCGCGAGGATTCCTATGAGCGCTTCGTGGAACTGTTCAAGGAGACCGATCCGGTCATGGTGGAGGAAACCTCCCCGGACGCGCTGCCGGCGGCCTTCCACGTGCGGCTGAAGGATCCGACGGATACCGCGCCTATCGACGCCATCGCGTCCGACCCAGCCGTCAGTGACATCATCGACCAGCAGGAAGAGGTGCGCAGCGCCGCCGGCAACCTTGACGCCATCCGGAATGCCACCTTCGTCTTGGCTGCAGTCATGGCGCTGGCCGCCATCATGCTGATTGCGAACATGGTGCAGATCGCCGCTTACCAGCGCCAGCGAGAGACCGCGATCATGCGCATCGTCGGCGCCTCGCGGTGGGTGACTCATGCCCCCTTCATCATGGAGGCGGTCCTCGGTGCCGTCGGTGGTGTCGTTCTCGCCGGGGTGGGCGTCATCGTGGGAAAGAGCACCGTGATCGATCCCGCGCTGAAGGACCTGTACCACAACCAGCTGCTGGCACCCGTGACGTCTGGGGACGTGTGGACGGCTCTGCCCATCGTGGGACTCGTGGCAATCCTATGCGCTGCGCTGACCGCGCAGGTGACCATGCGCGCCTACGTGCGGACATAG
- a CDS encoding DUF488 domain-containing protein, giving the protein MIYTVKVHDIIRGDEEPRGVAVLVDKLWPRGVAKERLHYEHWFKDVAPSPELRKWWGHDADTFEEFARRYRAELDENDGKELEQLRQLAVAGDVTLLFAAKDREVNHATVLKAWLEER; this is encoded by the coding sequence ATGATTTACACGGTCAAGGTTCATGACATTATTCGGGGTGACGAGGAACCGCGTGGGGTAGCGGTGCTCGTCGATAAGCTCTGGCCCCGTGGTGTGGCCAAGGAACGTCTCCATTATGAGCACTGGTTCAAGGATGTCGCGCCCAGTCCAGAGCTGCGTAAGTGGTGGGGGCACGATGCTGACACCTTTGAGGAATTTGCCCGGCGCTATCGTGCGGAGCTCGACGAGAATGACGGTAAGGAGCTGGAGCAGCTACGCCAGCTTGCTGTGGCTGGCGACGTCACCCTCCTTTTCGCCGCCAAGGACCGCGAGGTCAACCACGCCACAGTTTTGAAGGCGTGGTTAGAAGAACGCTAG
- the hisN gene encoding histidinol-phosphatase, producing MGKYKEDLGLALEMAGHADAVTMHRFEAADLSVKDKPDMTPVSDADLACEKAIRDALKRSRPRDEVLGEEFGGEACYEGRQWVIDPIDGTKNFVRGVPVWATLIALLEDGEPVVSVISAPALRRRWYAAKGGGAYRVFGGEPKRLRVSEVSNLEDASLAMSSLAGWGLHRDTFISLTDKVWRLRGYGDFWNYCLVAEGAVDIAAEPEVSLWDLAAPALLVTEAGGRFTNVRGEDGPHGGSALVTNGTLHKAALSALS from the coding sequence GTGGGTAAGTACAAAGAAGACCTCGGCTTAGCCTTGGAAATGGCGGGCCATGCGGATGCCGTCACCATGCACCGCTTTGAGGCTGCCGACCTATCCGTGAAGGACAAGCCGGACATGACTCCGGTTTCGGATGCGGACTTAGCCTGCGAAAAGGCCATCCGTGATGCGCTCAAGCGTTCCCGCCCGCGCGATGAAGTCTTAGGCGAAGAGTTCGGCGGCGAAGCCTGCTATGAGGGCCGCCAGTGGGTCATCGATCCTATCGACGGAACCAAGAACTTCGTGCGTGGCGTCCCTGTCTGGGCCACGCTTATCGCTCTTCTGGAAGACGGCGAACCCGTCGTCTCCGTCATCTCCGCTCCTGCTTTGCGACGTCGCTGGTACGCCGCCAAGGGCGGCGGCGCCTACCGCGTTTTCGGCGGCGAGCCGAAACGTCTGCGCGTCTCCGAAGTGTCCAATCTCGAGGATGCTTCCTTGGCCATGAGCTCCCTGGCCGGGTGGGGGCTTCACCGCGACACCTTCATTTCCCTGACCGACAAGGTCTGGCGCCTGCGCGGCTACGGTGACTTCTGGAACTACTGCCTCGTGGCCGAAGGTGCGGTCGACATCGCTGCCGAGCCTGAGGTTTCCCTCTGGGATCTAGCAGCTCCGGCTCTCCTTGTCACCGAGGCCGGCGGCCGCTTCACCAACGTCCGCGGTGAAGACGGTCCCCACGGCGGCTCGGCACTGGTCACCAACGGCACTCTGCACAAGGCTGCCCTCTCTGCCCTGTCCTAA
- a CDS encoding DJ-1/PfpI family protein, with protein MDTEPLRIAVVLFEGFELLDVFGPVQLLQVVSEVTVVFAGPDGEPVASSQGVEVVPTISYERVEPTDALLVPGGKGTRQLVEDESFLSWLRGVGAQAPWVASVCTGSAVLAAAGLLEGYAATSNKRAFAWASSFGESVTWKPKARWVQDRNRWTSSGVAAGVDMTVALIAHLTSEVVAIDAANFAEYEPHRDSGWDPFARINGLVPSSGGEAERRL; from the coding sequence ATGGATACCGAACCTCTCCGCATTGCAGTCGTCTTGTTTGAGGGCTTTGAGCTTCTCGACGTCTTCGGGCCCGTCCAGCTGCTTCAAGTTGTCTCCGAGGTCACCGTTGTCTTTGCAGGGCCGGATGGCGAGCCAGTTGCTAGCTCTCAGGGCGTGGAAGTGGTGCCGACAATCTCTTATGAGCGGGTTGAGCCGACCGACGCGCTCCTCGTGCCCGGTGGCAAAGGAACCCGGCAGCTCGTGGAAGACGAATCTTTTCTGTCGTGGCTTCGTGGGGTGGGCGCACAGGCGCCTTGGGTTGCCTCCGTGTGCACGGGTTCTGCGGTCCTGGCGGCGGCGGGGCTCTTGGAGGGCTACGCCGCAACAAGCAATAAGCGTGCGTTTGCGTGGGCGAGCTCCTTCGGGGAGTCCGTGACTTGGAAGCCCAAGGCGCGGTGGGTGCAGGACCGTAATCGGTGGACTTCCTCAGGTGTGGCGGCAGGGGTGGATATGACGGTCGCGCTCATTGCGCACCTCACTTCCGAAGTTGTTGCCATCGACGCTGCCAACTTTGCAGAATATGAGCCACACCGCGACAGCGGGTGGGATCCTTTCGCGCGGATAAACGGGCTGGTGCCCTCGAGCGGCGGCGAAGCCGAGCGGAGGCTGTGA
- a CDS encoding inositol monophosphatase family protein, with protein MSDQPSLTEMIDAIIKTFIVAHADDTDAHLAQALVYNAGRLAWRLREQGVDIEQKTSVSDVVTDADFAAERFVAGVLEALRGEDGIVGEEGANRQSKSGRTWVIDPVDGTYNFASGSDYWCSALALVDADGVVLGAVHRPAMGYTWFGGRDHTTSLDGKDVAKLSDAPADKLCLSTYLHPTSMTDPNIAAAWEKVAPHFATVRMLGAGSVDLSCVADGTWGAWMQHSVKDWDWYPGQALVLAAGGAARKVEAGGVEWCIAGNKQVVDQMEEWLRG; from the coding sequence ATGAGTGACCAGCCAAGCCTCACCGAGATGATCGATGCCATCATCAAGACCTTCATCGTTGCCCACGCGGACGATACCGACGCCCACCTTGCCCAGGCGCTTGTCTATAACGCCGGCCGCCTGGCCTGGCGCCTGCGCGAGCAGGGAGTAGACATCGAGCAAAAGACCTCCGTCTCCGATGTCGTCACCGACGCCGACTTCGCCGCCGAGCGTTTCGTCGCCGGTGTGCTTGAGGCCCTGCGTGGCGAGGACGGCATCGTGGGCGAGGAAGGCGCGAACCGCCAGTCGAAGTCCGGCCGCACGTGGGTCATCGACCCCGTCGACGGCACCTACAACTTCGCCTCGGGCTCCGATTATTGGTGCTCTGCGCTCGCGCTTGTCGACGCTGATGGGGTCGTCCTCGGCGCCGTCCACCGCCCCGCCATGGGTTATACCTGGTTCGGCGGCCGCGACCACACCACGAGCTTGGACGGCAAGGACGTCGCCAAGCTCAGCGATGCCCCCGCCGACAAACTGTGCTTGTCGACGTACCTGCACCCTACGTCCATGACCGACCCGAACATCGCCGCCGCGTGGGAGAAGGTGGCACCACACTTTGCCACCGTGCGCATGCTGGGGGCGGGTTCCGTGGATCTCTCCTGCGTGGCGGATGGCACGTGGGGTGCCTGGATGCAGCACTCAGTTAAGGATTGGGATTGGTATCCCGGCCAGGCGCTAGTGCTGGCCGCGGGCGGCGCGGCGCGCAAGGTTGAGGCCGGCGGTGTGGAATGGTGTATCGCGGGTAATAAACAGGTAGTCGATCAGATGGAGGAATGGCTCCGTGGGTAA
- the prfB gene encoding peptide chain release factor 2: MRPEQTARLEELSATLTSIEKVMDPEAVSERVRELEAQAGDPSLWDDPDHAQKVTSELSAQQAKLRKLNSLRGRIEDLPVMSELAEEEGDEASQELVETELKELGAAIESLEVTTMLSGEYDEREAVINIRSGAGGVDAADWAEMLMRMYTRWAEKNGHKVDVYDISYAEEAGIKSATFVVHGEYMYGQLSVEQGAHRLVRISPFDNQGRRQTSFAEVEVLPVVEQTDSIEVPDSEVRVDVYRSSGPGGQSVNTTDSAVRLTHIPTGIVVTCQNEKSQIQNKASAMRVLQAKLLERKRQEERAELDALGAGGNASWGNQMRSYVLHPYQMVKDLRTNYEVGDPSKVLDGDIDGFLESGIRWRMAQQEA; this comes from the coding sequence ATGCGTCCGGAACAAACAGCACGACTTGAGGAACTCAGCGCCACTTTGACCTCTATTGAGAAGGTGATGGACCCGGAGGCGGTGTCCGAGCGCGTGCGCGAACTCGAGGCCCAGGCGGGAGACCCGTCGCTGTGGGATGACCCCGATCATGCGCAGAAGGTGACCTCGGAGCTGTCGGCGCAGCAGGCAAAGTTACGCAAGCTGAATTCCCTGCGCGGGCGCATTGAGGATCTGCCCGTGATGTCTGAGCTGGCGGAGGAGGAGGGCGATGAGGCCTCCCAGGAGCTTGTCGAGACAGAGTTGAAGGAGCTCGGCGCCGCTATCGAATCGCTCGAGGTGACCACGATGCTCTCTGGCGAATATGACGAGCGTGAGGCGGTCATCAACATCCGCTCCGGCGCGGGTGGCGTGGATGCCGCGGACTGGGCGGAGATGCTCATGCGTATGTACACGCGCTGGGCGGAAAAGAACGGCCACAAGGTGGATGTCTATGACATTTCCTATGCCGAAGAAGCGGGCATTAAGTCTGCCACCTTCGTGGTGCATGGTGAATACATGTATGGTCAGCTTTCCGTGGAGCAGGGCGCGCACCGCCTCGTGCGTATTTCACCTTTTGATAACCAGGGCCGCCGTCAGACCTCCTTCGCGGAGGTCGAGGTGCTGCCGGTGGTGGAGCAGACTGACTCCATCGAGGTTCCGGATTCGGAGGTGCGCGTGGATGTCTACCGCTCCTCGGGGCCGGGCGGGCAGTCCGTAAATACGACAGACTCGGCGGTGCGCCTGACACACATCCCGACGGGCATCGTGGTGACCTGCCAGAACGAGAAGTCCCAGATTCAGAACAAGGCCTCCGCGATGCGCGTGTTGCAGGCGAAGCTGCTGGAGCGCAAGCGCCAGGAGGAGCGCGCGGAGCTTGATGCGCTGGGCGCGGGCGGCAATGCCTCCTGGGGTAATCAGATGCGTTCTTATGTGCTGCACCCGTACCAGATGGTCAAGGATCTGCGCACGAACTATGAGGTGGGGGATCCCTCCAAGGTCTTGGACGGAGATATCGATGGCTTCCTAGAATCCGGGATTCGGTGGCGCATGGCGCAGCAGGAGGCCTAG
- the ftsE gene encoding cell division ATP-binding protein FtsE, which translates to MITFENVSKVYPTSTRPALDNVSFEIEDGEFVFLIGPSGSGKSTFLQLMVRETNVSSGDIYFGDFHVNALKGREVNRLRQSIGYVFQDFRLLPKLNVYDNVAFALEVIGKRKARIAKQVPEVLDMVGLGAKQHRMPHELSGGEQQRVAIARAFVNRPKLLLADEPTGNLDPSTAAEIMALLTKINRHGTTVVMSTHNARAVNEARQRVIELHNGTLVRDEKNAMYGEAV; encoded by the coding sequence GTGATCACTTTCGAGAATGTGTCCAAGGTCTATCCGACCTCCACGAGGCCCGCGCTGGACAACGTGTCCTTTGAGATTGAAGACGGAGAATTCGTCTTTCTCATCGGCCCGTCCGGCTCCGGCAAGTCGACCTTCCTCCAGCTCATGGTGCGCGAAACCAATGTCAGCTCGGGAGATATCTACTTCGGGGACTTCCACGTCAACGCTTTGAAGGGGCGCGAGGTCAACAGACTGCGTCAATCCATCGGCTATGTCTTCCAAGACTTCCGGCTTCTGCCCAAGCTCAACGTGTACGACAACGTCGCCTTTGCCCTCGAGGTCATCGGCAAACGTAAGGCGCGGATTGCCAAGCAAGTGCCCGAGGTCCTCGACATGGTCGGCCTGGGCGCCAAGCAGCATCGTATGCCGCATGAGCTTTCCGGCGGTGAGCAGCAGCGCGTGGCGATTGCGAGGGCCTTTGTCAACCGCCCCAAGCTGTTGCTTGCCGACGAACCCACGGGCAACCTCGATCCCTCCACGGCAGCGGAGATCATGGCCTTGCTCACCAAGATCAATCGCCACGGAACCACCGTGGTGATGTCGACGCACAATGCGCGCGCAGTCAACGAGGCCCGCCAGCGCGTCATCGAGCTGCACAACGGCACGCTCGTGCGTGACGAGAAGAACGCAATGTACGGAGAGGCGGTCTAG
- a CDS encoding LLM class flavin-dependent oxidoreductase → MKAFGFLSFGHYAFGGQRGPSAEKVAKIHLEIAQAADEIGVNNASFRVHHFVPQASAPMPLLGAVAATTKNIEVGTGVIDMRYENPLYLAEEAASLYQLSGGRVALGVSRGAPEVAERGWEAFGYKGEAPNGADVARAHLEAFMTAVDGNGFATAAPLDRQYPNMFQPGSALPVFPMAPELRKHIFYGSGTHASAEQTAKDGLNLMSSTLVSETTAETLGEIQADQINRYRAAWKEAGHDWAPRVSVSRSIFPIVDGADMQRFGMQASGSDQVGVLPDAGASTFGRTYAAEPDKLIEQLKADPAVMSADTLLITIPTGMGVDVNVKILENFATHVAPALGWQPNTEGPVTGYPID, encoded by the coding sequence ATGAAAGCATTCGGATTCTTAAGCTTCGGACACTACGCATTCGGCGGCCAGCGCGGCCCATCCGCGGAAAAAGTCGCGAAGATCCACCTGGAAATCGCCCAGGCGGCAGATGAGATCGGCGTGAACAACGCGTCTTTCCGCGTCCACCACTTCGTACCGCAAGCCTCAGCCCCAATGCCGCTGCTCGGCGCAGTCGCCGCCACCACCAAAAACATTGAGGTGGGCACCGGCGTTATCGACATGCGCTACGAAAACCCGCTCTACCTCGCCGAAGAGGCCGCCTCCCTCTACCAGCTCTCCGGCGGCCGCGTGGCCTTGGGCGTCTCGCGCGGCGCCCCGGAGGTTGCCGAGCGCGGTTGGGAAGCTTTCGGCTACAAGGGCGAGGCCCCCAACGGCGCGGACGTGGCGCGGGCCCACCTCGAGGCGTTCATGACCGCGGTGGACGGCAACGGGTTTGCCACAGCCGCTCCCCTGGACCGCCAGTACCCGAATATGTTCCAGCCCGGCTCCGCCCTCCCTGTCTTCCCCATGGCGCCGGAGCTGCGCAAGCACATCTTCTACGGTTCGGGCACTCACGCGTCGGCAGAGCAGACTGCCAAGGACGGGCTGAACCTGATGTCTTCCACCCTGGTTTCCGAGACCACCGCCGAGACCTTGGGGGAGATCCAGGCGGACCAGATCAACCGCTACCGGGCTGCCTGGAAGGAAGCGGGCCACGACTGGGCCCCGCGCGTGTCCGTCTCCCGCTCCATTTTCCCCATCGTGGACGGCGCCGATATGCAGCGGTTCGGCATGCAGGCTTCCGGCTCCGACCAGGTGGGCGTGCTACCCGACGCCGGTGCGTCCACCTTCGGCCGCACCTATGCCGCCGAGCCTGACAAGCTTATTGAGCAGCTCAAGGCCGACCCGGCCGTGATGTCCGCCGACACCCTGCTCATCACCATCCCGACCGGCATGGGCGTGGACGTCAACGTGAAGATTCTAGAGAACTTCGCCACCCATGTCGCCCCTGCGCTGGGCTGGCAGCCGAACACTGAGGGCCCAGTCACCGGTTACCCGATCGACTAA
- the smpB gene encoding SsrA-binding protein SmpB: protein MAKKAKKKKAAVDNNSTLATNRRARHDYTILDTLECGMVLVGTEIKSMREGKISLADAFATIDDGEVYIRNLHIPEYSQGSWTNHSPKRTRKLLLHRREIDKLMGQVRDGNKTLIPLKVYLKDGRAKCELGLAKGKQDYDKREAIKRRDQDRDITRELGRRVKGINA from the coding sequence ATGGCGAAGAAGGCAAAGAAGAAAAAGGCGGCCGTCGACAATAACTCGACCTTGGCCACCAACCGACGTGCCCGCCACGACTACACCATCCTCGACACTCTGGAATGCGGCATGGTGCTCGTGGGCACCGAGATTAAGTCGATGCGCGAAGGCAAAATCTCCTTGGCAGATGCCTTCGCAACCATCGACGACGGCGAGGTTTATATCCGCAACCTTCACATCCCGGAGTATTCCCAGGGCTCGTGGACGAATCACTCGCCCAAGCGCACACGCAAGCTGCTCTTGCACCGCCGAGAGATTGACAAGCTCATGGGTCAGGTTCGTGATGGTAATAAGACGCTGATCCCGCTCAAGGTGTATCTGAAGGATGGCCGCGCTAAGTGTGAGCTCGGCCTGGCCAAGGGCAAACAGGACTATGACAAGCGTGAAGCGATTAAGCGCCGTGACCAGGACCGCGACATCACTCGCGAGTTGGGCCGCCGCGTCAAGGGGATCAACGCCTAA
- a CDS encoding S1 family peptidase: protein MRKIPHLKKVLVGSAFAGAFFLGNPAAGAQELPTIPELDSAGIVDQVRADLASVGIETKPVDAELTDAIDTAVNGAAAQAAQDASAAAASAQNFPVAREVVDQAQLPVFPDAPAYTGADAITGDPLTNPEPIGLLQEATQPEFVPKGTDPNYVWKNDSFSKLAAGKPQADYVLHRVPGSFYDAPQIPEESNTAMTEGKSLYGPGTPLYISEDTMCTLTAAGTDAQGRKVGITAGHCGNVGDPVSSADSWQVGPTGTLVTKNTYLDYSVIEFGSKAEVTRSYNGVTAYGVGGAAQPGEVACKRGVATGTTCGMTFQHGKEISVNQVCAMVGDSGAPVFRDGRIVGSVSRGLFPGLPSCRTPWQGALHNPTVVSNTDAIVADLNRRGEVGSGFTLPEN from the coding sequence ATGCGAAAAATCCCGCACCTTAAGAAAGTCCTTGTGGGCTCGGCTTTCGCAGGTGCGTTTTTCCTGGGCAACCCGGCGGCCGGCGCCCAGGAACTTCCCACCATCCCGGAGCTAGATTCGGCGGGCATCGTGGACCAGGTGCGAGCGGATTTGGCGTCTGTGGGTATTGAGACCAAGCCGGTGGACGCCGAGCTTACCGACGCCATCGATACCGCCGTCAACGGCGCCGCCGCTCAAGCAGCACAAGACGCTTCCGCCGCAGCGGCGTCCGCACAGAATTTTCCAGTGGCACGCGAGGTCGTAGACCAAGCGCAGTTGCCGGTTTTCCCGGATGCTCCTGCCTACACCGGTGCTGACGCCATCACGGGCGACCCGCTGACCAACCCGGAGCCGATTGGGCTGCTGCAGGAGGCTACGCAGCCGGAATTCGTGCCGAAGGGCACGGATCCGAACTACGTGTGGAAGAACGACTCGTTCTCCAAACTAGCTGCAGGCAAGCCGCAGGCAGATTACGTGCTGCACCGTGTACCTGGTTCCTTCTACGATGCACCGCAGATACCCGAGGAATCCAACACTGCGATGACCGAGGGTAAGTCCCTCTACGGCCCGGGCACCCCGCTGTATATCAGCGAGGACACGATGTGCACGCTGACTGCAGCAGGTACCGATGCCCAAGGCCGCAAAGTTGGCATCACCGCTGGCCACTGCGGCAACGTGGGTGATCCTGTGTCGTCGGCGGACTCCTGGCAGGTTGGCCCTACCGGCACCCTGGTGACTAAGAACACCTACCTGGACTACTCGGTTATTGAGTTTGGTTCCAAGGCTGAGGTAACCCGCAGCTACAACGGCGTGACCGCCTACGGTGTCGGCGGCGCGGCACAGCCGGGTGAGGTTGCCTGCAAGCGTGGCGTCGCCACTGGTACCACCTGCGGTATGACCTTCCAGCACGGCAAGGAGATCTCCGTGAACCAGGTCTGCGCCATGGTGGGGGATTCCGGTGCACCAGTTTTCCGTGATGGTCGCATCGTCGGTTCCGTCTCCCGTGGACTGTTCCCGGGACTGCCGTCCTGCCGTACTCCGTGGCAAGGAGCGCTGCACAACCCGACGGTCGTCTCCAACACCGATGCCATTGTTGCGGATCTGAACCGCCGCGGTGAGGTGGGTTCTGGATTCACGCTTCCGGAGAACTAG
- a CDS encoding septum formation initiator, protein MSTNTETTSSTQDAKRPASNTEWAISLFGTAVGAGILFLPINAGSFGFWPLLVATILIGPMTYFSHRGLARMICASPRQGEDITAVVTDYFGKSAGFIISVVYFCAIFPIVLIYGVSITNTVDSFIVNQLHGPSVPRPLLSFLLVGIMTIVFAFGQRMVLAVTQFLVYPLIFCLGALSIYLIPRWDIASFMEVGNNDWRVVGAVALIIPVLVFSFNHSPAISQFSLAMVAAHGREKSSENASRALALTAILLTVFTMFFVWSCTLTLGADGLSEAREQNLPVLSYLANVTGVPVLAFLSPIIAMIAIISSYFGHVLGATEGGNFLLRNAAPRATAKLSEKQLNSIMHGIIFVAAWVVAIIDPSILGLIEAIGGPFIASILYLLPMYAINRIDALKQFRGRPSNVFVVITGLIAVGATVWSLFS, encoded by the coding sequence GTGAGCACAAATACCGAAACCACCAGCTCCACGCAAGACGCTAAACGCCCAGCAAGCAACACCGAATGGGCCATCTCGCTCTTCGGCACCGCCGTAGGCGCTGGAATTCTTTTCCTCCCCATCAACGCAGGCAGTTTCGGCTTCTGGCCCCTCCTCGTGGCCACGATTCTGATTGGCCCGATGACATACTTCTCCCACCGCGGTCTGGCCCGCATGATTTGTGCGTCACCGCGCCAGGGCGAGGACATCACCGCGGTAGTCACGGACTACTTCGGCAAAAGCGCTGGATTTATCATTTCGGTGGTTTATTTCTGCGCCATCTTCCCCATCGTCCTCATTTATGGCGTTTCGATCACCAATACGGTTGATAGTTTCATCGTCAACCAGCTGCACGGGCCCTCGGTTCCGCGCCCACTGTTGTCCTTCCTCCTCGTGGGCATCATGACCATCGTCTTCGCCTTTGGCCAAAGAATGGTGCTGGCCGTCACGCAGTTCTTGGTCTACCCGCTGATCTTCTGCCTTGGCGCACTGTCCATCTACCTCATCCCGCGCTGGGATATCGCCTCTTTCATGGAGGTGGGCAACAATGATTGGCGCGTCGTCGGTGCTGTCGCCCTCATCATCCCCGTGCTGGTTTTCTCCTTTAACCACTCCCCCGCCATTTCCCAGTTCTCCTTGGCCATGGTCGCCGCGCACGGCCGCGAGAAGAGCTCCGAAAACGCCTCGCGCGCTCTGGCACTGACCGCCATTCTGCTCACCGTATTCACCATGTTCTTCGTGTGGTCCTGCACCCTCACGCTTGGCGCGGACGGCCTCAGCGAAGCGCGCGAGCAAAACCTGCCGGTCCTGTCCTACCTGGCCAACGTCACCGGTGTTCCGGTCTTGGCATTCCTCTCCCCGATCATCGCGATGATCGCCATCATCTCCTCCTACTTCGGGCACGTGCTGGGAGCTACGGAAGGCGGCAACTTCCTGCTGCGCAACGCCGCGCCACGCGCCACCGCGAAGCTCTCGGAGAAGCAACTCAATTCCATCATGCACGGCATCATCTTCGTGGCCGCGTGGGTCGTGGCCATCATCGATCCGTCAATCCTAGGCCTCATCGAGGCCATCGGTGGCCCCTTCATCGCCTCGATCCTGTATCTGCTGCCGATGTATGCCATCAACCGCATCGACGCTCTCAAGCAATTCCGTGGCCGCCCCAGCAACGTCTTCGTTGTCATCACGGGTCTCATCGCCGTGGGCGCCACCGTCTGGAGCCTTTTCTCCTAG